The Streptomyces pactum genome contains a region encoding:
- a CDS encoding 3-hydroxybutyryl-CoA dehydrogenase, with protein MSTVTASSATPGTPPATGTPPAPDPEAKSAASGTTAAAPAIRRVGVVGCGVMGAGLAEVCARAGRDVLVAASGPEGIARGRARLERSLAAGVRRGKVTEEDRDAALARVRFTTDLAGLRDRQLVLEAAPEHEPTKLRVFRTLDEVVEDPEAILASNTSALSVMKLARATDRPGQVLGLHFFNPAPVLRLVEVVSTLLTDDRARRTAEDFVTGVLGKQAIHVGDRSGFVVNALLVPYLLSAIRMYEAGYADAENIDKAMTLGCSHPMGPLALADLIGLDTVAAIGAALYEEFKEPAHAVPPLLSRMVDGGLLGRKSGRGFHTY; from the coding sequence ATGAGCACCGTGACGGCTTCCTCCGCGACGCCCGGAACGCCCCCGGCGACCGGAACGCCCCCGGCACCCGACCCGGAGGCGAAGTCCGCCGCGTCGGGGACGACCGCGGCGGCCCCGGCGATCCGGCGCGTCGGCGTGGTCGGGTGCGGGGTGATGGGGGCGGGGCTGGCCGAGGTGTGCGCCCGGGCCGGGCGTGACGTGCTGGTCGCCGCTTCGGGACCGGAGGGGATCGCGCGGGGCCGCGCCAGGCTGGAACGCTCCCTCGCCGCCGGCGTCCGCCGGGGCAAGGTCACCGAGGAGGACCGCGACGCGGCCCTGGCGCGGGTGCGGTTCACCACCGATCTCGCCGGTCTGCGCGACCGCCAGTTGGTGCTCGAGGCGGCCCCGGAGCACGAGCCCACCAAGCTGCGGGTCTTCCGGACCCTGGACGAGGTCGTCGAGGATCCGGAAGCGATCCTCGCGTCCAACACCTCCGCCCTGTCGGTCATGAAGCTGGCCCGGGCCACGGACCGCCCCGGCCAGGTCCTGGGCCTGCACTTCTTCAACCCGGCCCCGGTGCTGCGGCTCGTGGAGGTGGTCAGCACGCTGCTGACCGACGACCGCGCCCGGCGCACCGCCGAGGACTTCGTCACCGGCGTCCTCGGCAAGCAGGCGATCCACGTCGGCGACCGCTCCGGCTTCGTCGTCAACGCGCTGCTCGTCCCCTACCTCCTGTCCGCGATCCGGATGTACGAGGCGGGCTACGCCGACGCGGAGAACATCGACAAAGCGATGACGCTGGGCTGTTCCCATCCGATGGGGCCGCTGGCACTGGCCGACCTCATCGGCCTGGACACCGTCGCCGCCATCGGCGCCGCCCTGTACGAGGAGTTCAAGGAGCCCGCCCACGCGGTGCCCCCGCTGCTGTCCAGGATGGTCGACGGCGGTCTGCTCGGCAGGAAGTCCGGGCGGGGCTTCCACACCTACTGA
- the ccrA gene encoding crotonyl-CoA carboxylase/reductase, translating into MTSLSEAVRAGAPPEELDGLAPPTEYTAAYLRAEDAEMFQGVADKDVRKSLRVGQVPMPELAPDEVLVAVMASAVNYNTVWSAIFEPLSTFRFLRNFAAQGGWAARHDQPYHVLGSDGAGVVVRAGSGVRHWKTGDHVVVSCVQVDDQEAATQADGMLGAEQRIWGFETNFGGLAHYAVVRASQLIPKPGHLTWEEAACNPLCAGTAYRMLVGDRGARMKQGDVVLVWGAAGGLGAYAVQLVKNGGGIPVGVVSSPAKAEAARRLGCDVVIDRREIGLDDRTADDPTAVIEAGKRLGRIIRREVGEDPHIVFEHVGRATFPISVFVVRRGGTVVTCGSSTGYQHGYDNRYLWMKLKRIIGSHAANLQEQWELNRLISSGRIVPTLSAVYPLAEIAEAARSVQANRHIGKVGVLCLADGPGQGVTDPDLRARVGEKRLDLLRDLAPTA; encoded by the coding sequence ATGACCTCTCTGTCCGAAGCGGTGCGGGCGGGCGCGCCCCCGGAGGAACTCGACGGCCTCGCACCGCCCACGGAGTACACCGCGGCCTACCTGCGCGCCGAGGACGCCGAGATGTTCCAGGGCGTGGCCGACAAGGATGTCCGGAAGTCGCTGCGCGTCGGGCAGGTGCCGATGCCCGAACTGGCGCCGGACGAGGTGCTGGTGGCCGTCATGGCCAGCGCCGTCAACTACAACACCGTGTGGTCGGCGATCTTCGAACCGCTGTCCACCTTCCGCTTCCTGCGGAACTTCGCCGCACAGGGCGGCTGGGCGGCGCGGCACGACCAGCCGTACCACGTGCTGGGTTCCGACGGGGCCGGTGTGGTGGTGCGCGCCGGGTCCGGCGTACGGCACTGGAAGACCGGCGACCACGTGGTGGTGAGCTGTGTCCAGGTCGACGACCAGGAAGCGGCCACCCAGGCCGACGGGATGCTCGGCGCCGAACAGCGCATCTGGGGCTTCGAGACCAACTTCGGCGGTCTGGCCCACTACGCGGTGGTGCGGGCCAGCCAGCTCATCCCCAAGCCCGGCCACCTCACCTGGGAGGAGGCCGCCTGCAACCCGCTGTGCGCGGGGACCGCCTACCGGATGCTGGTCGGCGACCGGGGGGCCCGGATGAAGCAGGGCGACGTCGTACTGGTCTGGGGCGCGGCCGGCGGCCTCGGCGCCTACGCGGTGCAACTGGTCAAGAACGGCGGCGGGATCCCGGTCGGCGTGGTCAGCTCGCCCGCCAAGGCCGAGGCGGCCCGGCGGCTGGGCTGCGACGTGGTGATCGACCGTCGGGAGATCGGCCTCGACGACCGTACGGCGGACGACCCGACGGCGGTGATCGAGGCCGGCAAACGGCTCGGCCGCATCATCCGCCGGGAAGTGGGGGAGGACCCGCACATCGTCTTCGAACACGTCGGCCGGGCCACCTTCCCGATCTCGGTGTTCGTCGTCCGCCGCGGCGGCACGGTGGTGACCTGCGGCTCCAGCACGGGCTATCAGCACGGGTACGACAACCGGTACCTGTGGATGAAGCTCAAGCGCATCATCGGCAGCCACGCCGCGAACCTCCAGGAGCAGTGGGAGCTGAACCGGCTGATCTCCAGCGGCCGGATCGTGCCTACCCTCTCCGCGGTGTACCCCCTCGCGGAGATCGCCGAGGCGGCCCGCTCGGTGCAGGCCAACCGCCACATCGGCAAGGTCGGCGTCCTGTGCCTGGCCGACGGTCCCGGCCAGGGCGTGACCGACCCCGATCTGCGCGCCCGCGTGGGGGAGAAGCGCCTCGACCTCCTGCGCGACCTCGCCCCCACCGCCTGA